One Ardenticatenales bacterium genomic region harbors:
- a CDS encoding adenosylhomocysteinase, whose translation MEFDIKNVDLAPGGRHRIEWAEQEMPVLRGIRARFAQEKPLQGVRVSACLHVTTETANLMATLQQGGADVVLCASNPLSTQDDVAAALVTHYEIPVFAIKGEDNATYYQHISAALDHRPHITMDDGADLVSELHKNRRELLDGMVGGTEETTTGVIRLRAMSKSGELMFPVIAVNDAMTKHMFDNRYGTGQSTLDGVIRATNYLIAGKTVVIAGYGWCSRGIAMRAKGLGGNVIVTEIDPLKALEAVMDGFRVMPMIEAAPIGDIFITATGDLNVLDRRHFQAMKNGALVANSGHFNVEINIPALQEMGGEPRRVRPFVDQYILKDGRKINLLGEGRLINLAAAEGHPASVMDMSFANQALSATYMVQNAATLGRTVHPVPEEVDKEIARIKLAAMGIHIDVLTNEQEAYLNSWQEGT comes from the coding sequence ATGGAATTCGACATCAAAAACGTAGACCTCGCCCCTGGTGGGCGACATCGCATCGAATGGGCAGAGCAGGAAATGCCCGTGCTGCGCGGCATTCGCGCGCGTTTTGCCCAGGAGAAACCGCTGCAAGGCGTGCGCGTATCCGCCTGTTTGCACGTAACCACGGAAACGGCCAATCTGATGGCGACATTGCAGCAGGGGGGCGCGGATGTGGTGCTGTGCGCCAGCAATCCGCTGAGTACGCAGGACGACGTGGCCGCGGCCCTGGTGACGCATTACGAAATCCCCGTGTTCGCCATCAAGGGAGAGGATAATGCCACCTATTACCAGCACATTTCGGCGGCGCTGGACCATCGCCCGCACATTACGATGGACGATGGCGCGGATCTGGTGAGTGAGTTGCACAAGAACCGGCGGGAACTGCTGGACGGCATGGTGGGCGGCACGGAAGAGACGACGACGGGCGTGATCCGGCTGCGGGCGATGTCTAAGAGCGGTGAGTTGATGTTCCCCGTTATTGCCGTGAACGATGCGATGACAAAGCATATGTTCGACAATCGGTATGGCACGGGACAGTCTACGTTAGATGGGGTTATCAGGGCGACGAATTACCTGATTGCCGGCAAAACCGTCGTCATAGCCGGTTATGGTTGGTGCAGCCGCGGCATCGCCATGCGCGCCAAAGGGCTGGGCGGCAACGTCATCGTCACGGAAATCGATCCGCTGAAGGCGCTGGAGGCGGTGATGGACGGCTTCCGCGTCATGCCCATGATCGAGGCCGCGCCGATCGGCGACATCTTCATCACGGCCACGGGCGACCTGAACGTTTTGGACCGACGCCACTTCCAGGCGATGAAAAACGGGGCATTGGTGGCGAATTCCGGCCATTTTAACGTGGAAATCAATATCCCCGCGCTGCAAGAGATGGGTGGTGAACCGCGCCGCGTGCGCCCGTTCGTCGATCAGTACATACTGAAAGATGGCCGCAAGATCAATCTGTTGGGCGAAGGCCGCTTGATTAACCTGGCGGCGGCGGAAGGGCATCCAGCCTCGGTGATGGACATGAGTTTTGCCAACCAGGCGTTGAGCGCAACCTACATGGTGCAAAACGCGGCGACGTTGGGGCGTACGGTGCATCCGGTGCCGGAGGAAGTGGATAAGGAAATCGCGCGCATTAAGCTGGCGGCGATGGGTATTCACATTGACGTCCTCACGAATGAACAGGAAGCGTATCTGAACTCCTGGCAAGAAGGGACGTAG
- a CDS encoding phosphodiester glycosidase family protein has product MRRHCFVSRYAWGILLTLLLLIGCSGQTPLPPTPTPAATPSPPPPPATPTPPPLLPDTGWEALQPGLERRIIFLLTDDGHPYEQLYLLRLEPARFRFDIAYHAGEPQTLSDWQAETGALVVMNGGYFTPEFMATGLIVVDGEASGVSYGDFAGMFAIPPHGPELRWLAEQPYDPAEPLRAALQSFPMLIKPGGQPGYPDEDGRPSRRGVIAQDRQGRLLLLAAGWGSFTLHGLSEYLLRGDLDLDRALNLDGGTSTGLLLADPAEGVGAMVAVPTVILVYPR; this is encoded by the coding sequence ATGCGGCGTCACTGCTTTGTTTCCCGATACGCCTGGGGTATTCTCCTAACGCTGCTGCTGCTGATAGGGTGCAGCGGGCAAACGCCCCTTCCGCCTACGCCGACGCCCGCCGCCACGCCCTCGCCGCCACCGCCACCGGCCACGCCGACGCCGCCGCCACTGCTGCCGGACACCGGCTGGGAAGCCTTGCAACCCGGATTGGAACGGCGCATCATTTTTCTCCTTACCGACGATGGACACCCTTACGAGCAGCTTTATCTGCTGCGCCTGGAGCCGGCGCGGTTTCGTTTCGATATTGCCTACCATGCGGGGGAGCCACAAACGCTGTCGGACTGGCAGGCGGAGACGGGGGCGTTGGTGGTGATGAATGGGGGATATTTTACGCCGGAGTTTATGGCTACGGGGCTGATTGTGGTGGATGGGGAGGCGAGCGGGGTCAGTTATGGGGATTTTGCCGGCATGTTCGCCATCCCCCCCCACGGCCCCGAATTACGCTGGCTGGCAGAGCAGCCCTACGACCCCGCCGAACCCCTGCGCGCCGCCCTCCAATCCTTCCCCATGCTCATCAAGCCGGGCGGACAACCCGGCTACCCGGACGAAGATGGCCGCCCCTCGCGCCGCGGCGTCATCGCCCAGGATCGGCAAGGACGGCTGTTGCTGCTGGCCGCCGGCTGGGGCAGCTTCACGCTACATGGCCTCAGCGAATACTTGCTGCGCGGCGACCTGGACCTGGATCGCGCCCTCAACCTGGATGGCGGCACATCCACGGGCCTGCTGCTGGCCGACCCGGCGGAAGGCGTGGGCGCGATGGTGGCCGTCCCCACGGTGATCCTCGTCTATCCCCGCTGA
- a CDS encoding VOC family protein: MPDHQFVHIELSSRDLHESAKFYQALFGWNTQEYPEMNYVTFDTGGLGGGFNPISDGVPAGSVVIYVSTNDIDASLAQVEALGGSIVAPKMPVPGVGVIAWFKDLSGNLLALLQPADEM; encoded by the coding sequence ATGCCTGACCACCAATTTGTACACATCGAATTGTCTTCACGCGATTTGCATGAATCCGCAAAATTCTATCAGGCGTTGTTCGGGTGGAATACGCAGGAATACCCGGAGATGAACTATGTCACGTTCGATACCGGCGGGCTGGGCGGCGGGTTCAATCCCATCAGCGACGGCGTCCCTGCCGGTTCCGTCGTGATCTATGTGTCAACGAACGACATCGACGCTTCGCTGGCGCAGGTGGAGGCGTTGGGTGGCAGCATCGTAGCCCCCAAGATGCCCGTGCCCGGCGTCGGCGTTATTGCCTGGTTCAAAGATTTAAGTGGGAACCTGCTGGCCCTGTTGCAGCCGGCGGACGAGATGTAG
- a CDS encoding nuclear transport factor 2 family protein: MNMTRADDVRTILRAINQAWREGRAADAGRYLHDDVVMVMPDFAGRIRGRAAMVASWQDFLAQATLEDFAESEYQVDVVGTAALASYAFQIRYVMEGQRYQGRGREVWGFSLQNGQWTAVWRLMTDMHEEEMP; the protein is encoded by the coding sequence ATGAACATGACGCGGGCTGATGACGTACGAACAATCCTGCGGGCTATTAACCAGGCCTGGCGGGAAGGACGCGCCGCGGATGCCGGGCGTTATTTGCACGATGACGTGGTGATGGTGATGCCGGATTTTGCCGGCAGAATCCGGGGGCGGGCGGCTATGGTCGCATCCTGGCAGGATTTCCTGGCGCAAGCCACCCTTGAGGATTTTGCCGAGTCCGAGTACCAGGTAGACGTTGTCGGGACGGCGGCGCTCGCCTCCTATGCGTTCCAGATTCGCTATGTCATGGAAGGGCAACGCTACCAGGGGCGTGGGCGAGAGGTGTGGGGATTCTCGTTGCAGAATGGGCAATGGACGGCCGTGTGGCGACTCATGACCGATATGCACGAGGAAGAGATGCCATGA
- a CDS encoding lamin tail domain-containing protein, protein MHRFRLFSLSCLLAAVVLIWLTAPGGSARAAGDAPEVTYVSWLGQGLGSPSSRQPDATQSVTVYARSDTGLGENVCLEYTPDFSNFFRLTCAYSSALSSGQGNWHCSIPAQNAGTTVTYQLFTANDCIPPAGAGNYTGFNWSYAVDNACAGSPDDIKINEVLYDQPGSGVRVANSEWIELVNTNADGNSCVSLDNFAVDDLDNNSFDLPNMRLYGGEYLVLYTGRPSQTRQNPVNYSADFLFEDGVRPPLPPAGGSQAFVGWLNAGNTVWNDGGDEILLYVNLGGGQGYDDGIDTPVDVVQWEGGNDTIPGAFGWTGGCSPNPTATQGISLSLIPGLPSADCASWEASGSSGTFGGNTGYMGSTRGPNSIGGSNEPPSGMALACDPGGDVPVLDGDLNGDAGWDMSTAPGSTFQISEAAHAFPAPADAGDVNSDFLGESAAGTFWTFNGSWNETNLGGQADVRQFLLTADDTYLYAGITGVCGIWADNNGGNDLVDLFMAIDTDNATGENVYEANAPWNKNVDFAGWNPEYIVAVERIQSGNDYAALLDTPGTWNATNLVYGTDWAGDFGDCELEFKLPWSLLGGRPSGIVWNFAIYTTHDADGYDVYDSGPGTGNSLYFEQIGDYPDDADYACGTSDPVNIAAGVSVDEPGCNDGYGDSDNSYVGDDPTDGGNEPGSDTSGNDTDTIMEYYAVAFDNDACSPLAITLQQAATRPHASRPSWLTAAVMVLGLISLLSLRRQPDLPGS, encoded by the coding sequence ATGCATCGTTTCCGTCTGTTCTCACTTTCCTGCCTGCTGGCCGCGGTTGTTTTAATATGGCTCACCGCGCCCGGCGGCAGCGCGCGCGCCGCGGGCGACGCGCCAGAGGTGACGTATGTTTCCTGGTTAGGGCAGGGATTGGGCAGCCCCTCCAGCCGTCAGCCGGATGCGACGCAATCCGTAACTGTTTATGCGCGCAGCGATACGGGCCTCGGCGAAAATGTGTGTCTGGAATATACGCCCGATTTCAGTAATTTTTTTCGCCTGACGTGCGCTTATTCTTCGGCCCTGTCCAGCGGGCAGGGGAACTGGCATTGTAGCATTCCGGCGCAAAATGCCGGCACAACCGTCACCTACCAACTCTTCACCGCCAACGACTGCATCCCCCCCGCCGGTGCCGGCAACTACACCGGCTTCAATTGGAGCTACGCCGTAGACAACGCCTGCGCCGGTTCCCCTGACGACATCAAAATTAACGAAGTCCTCTACGACCAGCCGGGCAGCGGCGTGCGCGTGGCAAACAGTGAATGGATCGAACTGGTCAATACCAATGCTGACGGCAACAGTTGCGTCAGTCTGGACAACTTCGCCGTTGACGACCTGGACAACAACAGCTTCGATTTGCCCAATATGCGCCTCTACGGCGGCGAATACCTGGTCCTTTACACAGGCAGACCTTCCCAAACGCGCCAGAATCCCGTGAACTATTCCGCCGACTTCCTCTTCGAGGATGGCGTGCGCCCGCCCTTGCCGCCCGCCGGCGGCAGCCAGGCTTTCGTGGGTTGGTTAAATGCCGGCAACACCGTCTGGAACGATGGCGGCGACGAAATTCTCCTGTACGTAAACCTCGGCGGCGGGCAGGGATACGACGACGGCATAGATACGCCCGTGGACGTGGTGCAGTGGGAAGGCGGCAACGACACAATCCCCGGCGCGTTTGGCTGGACAGGCGGATGCAGCCCGAATCCCACCGCCACCCAGGGCATCAGCCTCAGCCTGATCCCCGGATTGCCCAGTGCCGATTGCGCCAGTTGGGAAGCCTCCGGATCGTCCGGCACATTTGGCGGCAACACCGGGTACATGGGCAGCACCCGCGGCCCCAACTCCATCGGCGGATCCAACGAACCGCCTTCAGGCATGGCGCTGGCCTGCGACCCGGGCGGCGACGTGCCGGTGTTGGATGGCGACCTGAATGGAGACGCCGGTTGGGATATGAGTACGGCTCCCGGTTCGACCTTCCAGATTTCAGAGGCGGCGCACGCTTTCCCTGCTCCCGCGGATGCCGGCGACGTAAATTCTGACTTTTTGGGTGAGTCCGCTGCCGGCACTTTCTGGACATTCAACGGCTCCTGGAACGAAACCAACCTCGGTGGCCAGGCCGACGTGCGGCAGTTCCTGCTCACCGCCGACGATACGTATCTGTATGCCGGCATCACCGGCGTCTGCGGCATCTGGGCGGACAACAACGGCGGCAACGACCTCGTTGACCTGTTCATGGCCATCGACACCGACAACGCCACCGGGGAAAACGTCTACGAAGCCAACGCCCCCTGGAACAAGAACGTCGATTTTGCCGGCTGGAACCCGGAATATATCGTCGCCGTGGAGCGCATCCAGAGCGGCAACGACTACGCCGCCCTGCTGGACACGCCCGGAACCTGGAACGCCACCAACCTCGTCTACGGCACGGATTGGGCCGGCGATTTTGGCGACTGCGAACTGGAATTCAAACTTCCCTGGTCCCTGTTAGGCGGTCGCCCCAGCGGGATAGTTTGGAATTTCGCCATTTACACCACGCACGACGCCGACGGCTATGACGTGTATGACAGCGGCCCCGGCACGGGCAACTCCCTCTACTTCGAGCAGATTGGCGACTACCCCGACGACGCCGACTACGCCTGTGGCACGAGCGATCCCGTCAACATTGCCGCCGGCGTGAGCGTGGACGAGCCGGGCTGCAACGATGGCTACGGCGACAGCGATAACAGCTACGTGGGCGACGATCCCACCGACGGCGGAAACGAACCGGGCAGCGATACCAGCGGCAACGACACGGACACGATCATGGAATACTATGCCGTGGCCTTTGACAATGACGCCTGCTCACCGCTGGCGATCACTTTGCAGCAAGCCGCCACGCGCCCGCACGCAAGCCGCCCCAGTTGGCTCACCGCCGCCGTCATGGTCCTGGGGCTGATTTCTCTGCTCAGCCTGCGCAGACAGCCGGATCTTCCTGGAAGCTGA
- a CDS encoding glycosyltransferase family 2 protein, producing the protein MKLSVIICCYNERATIGDVIAKTQAVDLGPGWEREIIVVDNASTDGTRDILRQLQDPEIRLIFHEYNMGKGMSIRSGIANMTGDYMLIQDADAEYDPAEHSRFCQLAAETNAAAIFGSRILGGHARYKYAHAYLGVRFLSTLNNLLFRGHVTDLLTATKMVRADVVQALHLTCTGFDLDTELPDKILLSGHKILEIPIGYDPRTYEEGKKIKARDGLKSILIMLRDRLGLSPVRQRDSQINRSARAN; encoded by the coding sequence ATGAAACTATCCGTCATCATTTGCTGCTACAACGAACGCGCCACCATTGGCGACGTTATTGCCAAAACACAGGCCGTCGATCTCGGGCCAGGTTGGGAGCGCGAGATCATCGTCGTGGACAACGCCTCCACCGATGGAACCCGCGACATCCTGCGGCAGCTCCAGGACCCGGAAATCCGCCTCATTTTCCACGAATACAACATGGGCAAGGGTATGTCTATCCGCTCCGGCATTGCCAACATGACGGGCGACTACATGCTCATCCAGGACGCCGACGCCGAATACGACCCCGCCGAACACAGCCGCTTCTGCCAGCTTGCGGCGGAGACAAACGCCGCCGCCATCTTTGGCTCGCGCATCCTCGGCGGACACGCGCGCTACAAATACGCCCACGCCTACCTGGGCGTGCGCTTTCTCTCCACGCTCAACAATCTGCTCTTTCGCGGCCACGTCACCGACTTGCTCACGGCCACCAAGATGGTGCGCGCCGACGTGGTACAAGCGCTTCACCTCACCTGCACCGGTTTTGACCTGGATACGGAACTGCCGGACAAAATCCTGCTCTCCGGCCACAAGATTCTGGAAATACCAATCGGCTACGACCCCCGGACCTACGAGGAAGGAAAGAAGATCAAGGCCCGTGACGGCCTGAAGTCCATCCTGATCATGCTGCGCGACCGCCTGGGTCTTTCGCCCGTGCGCCAGCGCGATTCGCAGATCAACCGTTCCGCGCGGGCCAATTGA
- a CDS encoding LysM peptidoglycan-binding domain-containing protein, whose product MARGEGIPAEMTGGRGGILLLVGVVLALVMSLSLARMDERQARLIVPPSPPAVANLPSPTPRPTLALPTATSTPRPMPLATPGTTLMPASTPTSTAVPIMPACGLIPTGWQAYHIVSGDSLFTLSVRSGATISEIQHANCLENSQIFAGAVLYLPPVPPARPPCGPPLSWVTYVVQPGDTLFSLALSRGTTVYEIMRANCLSSVTIQANRGLFLPPMPASPIPPTPVPPTPVPPTRTPTTAPTRTPTPPPTIQPTRPPTSTATRPPLVTLTPSATPVPPTRTATPVPTTTHTPAPSATATGAPTATRTPPPPTATPTPTPPPPHHPPPTCNCYARLAPFSLVKMDAAHRHGHPPATATTAPTATYTPAPSDTPAPTPPPTDTPAPPPSATATPPPPPPSATPTTAPSSTPPPPPTPTP is encoded by the coding sequence ATGGCGCGCGGTGAAGGGATCCCGGCGGAGATGACGGGTGGGCGCGGCGGCATTTTGCTGCTGGTTGGCGTCGTTCTAGCCCTGGTCATGTCTCTGTCGCTGGCGCGAATGGACGAGCGGCAGGCGCGGTTGATTGTTCCCCCTTCCCCGCCGGCGGTTGCCAATCTCCCCTCCCCAACGCCGCGCCCGACGCTGGCCCTGCCCACGGCCACATCCACGCCGCGCCCGATGCCGTTGGCGACGCCCGGCACAACCCTGATGCCGGCATCCACGCCCACTTCCACCGCTGTACCGATCATGCCGGCATGTGGCCTCATCCCCACCGGCTGGCAGGCGTATCACATCGTCAGCGGCGACAGCCTGTTTACCTTGTCCGTCCGCTCCGGGGCCACCATCAGCGAAATCCAGCACGCCAACTGCCTGGAAAACAGCCAGATTTTCGCGGGGGCCGTGCTTTATTTGCCCCCCGTGCCACCCGCGCGCCCGCCCTGTGGTCCACCACTGTCCTGGGTGACTTACGTGGTGCAGCCGGGCGATACGCTGTTCTCGCTGGCGCTGAGCCGGGGCACCACGGTGTACGAAATAATGCGGGCGAACTGCCTCAGCAGCGTGACGATTCAGGCGAACCGGGGGCTATTTTTGCCGCCAATGCCGGCATCCCCCATTCCCCCCACACCCGTCCCCCCCACACCCGTCCCGCCCACCCGCACGCCCACAACCGCGCCCACCCGCACCCCAACGCCGCCCCCCACCATTCAGCCCACGCGCCCCCCCACATCCACCGCCACCCGGCCGCCGCTGGTCACACTCACCCCCAGCGCCACGCCCGTTCCGCCAACACGCACCGCCACGCCCGTCCCCACCACCACGCACACGCCCGCGCCCAGCGCGACAGCCACCGGCGCGCCTACCGCCACTCGCACACCGCCGCCCCCAACCGCCACCCCCACCCCCACCCCCCCCCCGCCCCACCACCCCCCCCCGACTTGTAATTGCTATGCCAGATTGGCCCCATTTTCTCTGGTGAAAATGGACGCCGCCCACCGCCACGGCCACCCCCCGGCCACCGCCACCACCGCGCCCACCGCCACCTATACCCCCGCGCCCAGTGATACGCCCGCTCCCACGCCGCCACCCACGGACACACCCGCGCCACCGCCATCCGCCACGGCCACGCCGCCGCCGCCGCCACCATCCGCCACGCCGACAACCGCCCCCAGCAGCACCCCGCCCCCCCCCCCCACGCCCACGCCATAA
- a CDS encoding B-box zinc finger protein: MTEVCVYHAGQAAIERCEVCGRPLCGQCLWYAADGRRLCEMDARLLADAGISVTPPEAYAEAIPASLSPSTPPPPADLPYRGNTFDLASLIAGILGITTLASCTGLAYCLPFVAGAIGLYAFLNAEQSTNPKRTRMVAGIGIAAAALMLFFLVLIVLFMLFGIAMSFISSSP; this comes from the coding sequence ATGACCGAAGTCTGTGTTTATCATGCCGGACAGGCGGCAATTGAGCGTTGCGAGGTTTGCGGGCGGCCTTTGTGCGGGCAATGCCTGTGGTACGCGGCGGATGGGCGGCGTTTGTGTGAGATGGATGCGCGGTTGCTGGCGGATGCCGGCATTTCCGTTACCCCACCCGAAGCCTACGCCGAAGCCATCCCCGCCAGCCTCAGCCCTTCCACCCCCCCGCCACCCGCCGACCTCCCGTACCGCGGCAACACCTTCGACCTCGCCAGCCTGATTGCCGGCATCCTCGGCATCACCACCCTGGCAAGCTGCACCGGTCTCGCCTACTGCCTGCCCTTCGTCGCCGGGGCCATCGGTCTCTACGCCTTCTTGAACGCCGAACAATCCACCAACCCAAAGCGCACACGGATGGTTGCCGGCATCGGTATCGCCGCCGCCGCGCTTATGTTGTTCTTCCTGGTCCTCATCGTCCTCTTCATGCTCTTTGGCATCGCCATGTCCTTCATCAGCAGCAGCCCATAA
- the rfbH gene encoding lipopolysaccharide biosynthesis protein RfbH, producing the protein MNEVEDLRQAILAQVAEYYQKAHAGAAFVPGESRVHYAGRVFDERELQNMVSSVLDFWLTAGPYARRFERELGRFLGAREVVPVNSGSSANLVAMTTLCSPQIPEGLRPGDEVIVPATSFPTTVNPILQNQLVPVFIDSQLGDYNPDLSQLEAALSPRTRALIFAHTLGNPADMDVVSAFVKKHRLLFVEDTCDALGSTWDGKMVGKFGHLATLSFYPAHHITMGEGGAVYTNRPRLAKIARAVRDWGRDCYCGYDSPPNGKCGTRFEREVPGIPGFYDHKYFYTEIGYNLKLTDPQAALGLAQLEKLPAFIAARKRNFAYLYAGLRQFEAYLMLPTWHEKADPSWFAFPLWVRDDAPFLRHELTRFLESHQIETRLIFAGNILKQPAYQHINHRAIGDLSGADKIMRGAFFVGVYPGLDLPQLDYIIDTFAAFFRQQKKRP; encoded by the coding sequence ATGAACGAGGTTGAAGACCTGCGCCAGGCCATCCTGGCGCAGGTTGCCGAATACTACCAGAAGGCGCACGCGGGCGCGGCGTTTGTCCCCGGAGAAAGCCGCGTCCATTATGCGGGGCGCGTGTTTGATGAGCGCGAGCTGCAAAATATGGTCAGTTCCGTGCTGGATTTCTGGCTCACCGCCGGCCCCTATGCGCGGCGGTTTGAGCGCGAACTGGGGCGGTTCCTGGGCGCGCGCGAGGTCGTGCCGGTCAATTCCGGCTCCTCGGCGAACCTGGTAGCCATGACCACGCTTTGCTCGCCGCAAATTCCGGAGGGTTTGCGGCCTGGGGATGAGGTGATTGTGCCGGCAACCAGCTTCCCCACCACCGTCAATCCCATCCTGCAAAACCAACTCGTGCCCGTCTTCATCGATAGCCAGCTCGGCGACTACAACCCCGACCTGAGCCAGCTCGAGGCCGCCCTCTCCCCACGCACGCGCGCCCTCATTTTCGCCCACACCCTGGGCAACCCGGCGGACATGGACGTCGTCTCCGCGTTCGTGAAAAAGCATCGTCTCCTCTTCGTAGAGGACACCTGCGACGCCCTCGGCTCCACCTGGGATGGCAAAATGGTGGGCAAATTCGGCCACCTGGCCACCCTCAGCTTCTACCCGGCGCACCACATCACCATGGGCGAAGGGGGCGCGGTGTACACCAATCGCCCCCGCCTGGCGAAAATCGCCCGCGCCGTGCGCGACTGGGGGCGGGATTGCTACTGCGGCTACGACAGCCCCCCCAACGGCAAGTGCGGCACGCGCTTTGAGCGTGAAGTGCCGGGGATTCCCGGTTTCTACGACCACAAGTATTTTTATACGGAAATCGGCTACAACCTGAAGCTGACAGACCCGCAAGCAGCACTGGGGTTGGCGCAATTGGAGAAATTGCCGGCATTCATCGCCGCCCGCAAACGCAATTTCGCCTACCTGTACGCCGGCTTACGCCAGTTTGAAGCGTACCTGATGCTGCCCACCTGGCACGAAAAGGCGGACCCCTCCTGGTTTGCCTTCCCCCTCTGGGTGCGGGATGACGCCCCCTTCTTGCGTCACGAACTAACCCGGTTTTTGGAATCTCATCAGATAGAAACGCGGTTGATTTTTGCCGGCAACATCCTCAAGCAACCCGCCTACCAACACATCAACCACCGCGCCATCGGCGACCTCTCCGGCGCGGACAAGATCATGCGCGGGGCCTTCTTCGTCGGCGTCTACCCCGGCCTGGACCTGCCCCAACTCGACTACATCATCGACACCTTCGCCGCCTTCTTCCGTCAACAGAAAAAACGCCCCTGA
- a CDS encoding carbohydrate kinase family protein: MKIVVTGSIAYDYLMFFPGKFTDHLLPDHLHNVNLSFLVDSMKRQRGGNAPNIGYTMGLLHGRPTVMATAGQDFGEYRTWLEKHGVDTSGIVEIEDEYCASFFVSTDENQNQIASFYTGAMAHANKLTFAQYAPDADLAIISPNDPAAMSSYVRECKRLGIDYIYDPSQQTVRLSADDLREGVTGCRLLTTNEYEFNLIQEKTGLKQDDIMALAGGLLITHGKQGSTIYVNGETYHIPPVPPLGVTEPTGAGDAFRGGLIRGMQMGLPWAVSGRMGALAATYVLENFGTQSHRFTVAEFVSRYRQHFDDDGALDTLLRDG; this comes from the coding sequence ATGAAAATCGTTGTAACAGGCTCCATCGCCTACGATTACCTGATGTTCTTTCCGGGCAAGTTCACCGACCACTTGCTGCCCGACCATCTCCACAACGTCAACCTCAGCTTCCTCGTGGACTCCATGAAGCGGCAACGTGGGGGCAACGCCCCCAACATCGGGTACACGATGGGATTGCTACATGGCCGTCCCACAGTGATGGCTACAGCCGGGCAGGATTTCGGCGAATATCGCACCTGGCTGGAAAAACATGGCGTGGACACGTCCGGCATTGTGGAAATTGAGGATGAATACTGCGCGTCTTTCTTCGTCAGCACGGACGAGAATCAAAACCAGATCGCCAGTTTCTATACAGGCGCGATGGCCCACGCCAACAAATTGACGTTTGCCCAGTATGCGCCGGACGCGGACCTGGCCATCATCTCTCCCAACGACCCCGCGGCCATGAGCAGCTATGTGCGGGAGTGCAAGCGGTTGGGGATTGACTACATCTACGACCCCAGTCAGCAAACCGTGCGCCTCTCCGCGGATGATTTGCGCGAGGGCGTCACGGGCTGCCGCCTGTTGACGACCAATGAGTATGAGTTCAATCTGATTCAGGAAAAGACGGGCCTGAAACAGGACGACATCATGGCTTTGGCGGGCGGATTGCTGATCACGCATGGGAAGCAAGGCTCGACTATCTACGTCAATGGCGAAACGTACCACATCCCCCCCGTGCCGCCGCTGGGCGTGACGGAGCCGACGGGCGCGGGGGATGCTTTTCGCGGCGGGCTGATACGCGGAATGCAAATGGGGCTGCCGTGGGCGGTCAGCGGGCGCATGGGCGCGCTGGCGGCTACCTATGTCCTGGAGAATTTCGGCACGCAAAGCCATCGCTTCACCGTGGCGGAGTTTGTTTCCCGTTACCGGCAGCATTTTGATGATGACGGCGCGCTGGACACGCTGTTGCGGGATGGATGA
- a CDS encoding PPOX class F420-dependent oxidoreductase codes for MKKMTSADCMRFLRQGARTGKLATVRADGRPHVVPVWYDVDGEEIVFMTWHKSVKAANMRRDPRICLCVDEETPPFSFVQVEGEVVIDEAPADVRYWAARIGGKYMGADQAEAYGARNGVPGEWVVRLRPSRFVGFLDMTG; via the coding sequence ATGAAAAAAATGACCTCTGCCGATTGTATGCGATTTTTGCGCCAGGGCGCGCGCACGGGCAAGCTGGCGACGGTGCGCGCCGATGGACGGCCACATGTCGTGCCCGTCTGGTATGACGTAGATGGGGAGGAGATTGTCTTTATGACCTGGCACAAGAGCGTGAAGGCCGCCAACATGCGCCGTGACCCGCGCATCTGCCTTTGCGTGGACGAAGAAACGCCGCCGTTCAGTTTCGTCCAGGTCGAAGGGGAGGTTGTGATCGATGAAGCCCCCGCCGACGTCCGCTATTGGGCGGCGCGCATTGGCGGTAAGTATATGGGGGCGGACCAGGCGGAAGCGTATGGCGCGCGCAACGGCGTGCCGGGGGAGTGGGTGGTGCGGCTGAGACCGTCGAGATTCGTCGGCTTTCTGGATATGACGGGTTGA